The proteins below are encoded in one region of Pleuronectes platessa chromosome 14, fPlePla1.1, whole genome shotgun sequence:
- the cdc16 gene encoding cell division cycle protein 16 homolog, which yields MNLDRLRKRVRQYVDQQQYQSALFWADKIASLSHEDPQDIYWLAQCLYLTSQYHRASHALRSRKLDKLYGACQYLAARCHYAAKEFQQALDILDAEEPASKKLLDRSLKEDSGMLESAKDWDMSPASINSSISLLRGKIYDAMDNRPLATSSYKEALKMDVYCFEAFDLLTSHHMLTAQEEKDFLDSLPLSQQCTAEEEELLHFLFENKLKKYNKPSDLVVPDMVNGLQDNLDVVVSLAERHYYNCDFKMCYKLTSMVMVKDPFHANCLPVHIGTLVELGKANELFYLSHKLVDLYPNNPVSWFAVGCYYLMVGHKNEHARRYLSKATTLERTYGPAWIAYGHSFAVESEHDQAMAAYFTAAQLMKGCHLPMLYIGLEYGLTNNSKLAERFFSQALSIAPEDPFVIHEVAVVAFQNGDWKTAERLFLDAMEKIKAIGNEVTVDKWEPLLNNLGHVCRKLKKYNQALEYHRQALVLIPQHASTYAAIGYVHSLMGDFESAIDYFHTALGLKRDDTFSVTMLGHCIEMYIGDTDAYIGTDINDKVRGSLNTPALMKIMNTSEPGDALATPRQEDTSITSLETPLSNQDKMMLETPLRLSLTLECDMYESDVMLDTLSDTST from the exons atgaatcTCGACAGACTTCGGAAGCGGGTGCGTCAGTACGTCGACCAG CAACAGTATCAAAGTGCTCTGTTCTGGGCCGACAAGATAGCTTCTCTCTCCCACG AGGATCCCCAGGACATCTACTGGCTAGCTCAGTGCCTTTACTTGACCTCACAGTACCACAGAGCCTCCCATGCTCTCCGCTCACGAAAGCTTGACAAG TTGTACGGAGCTTGTCAGTATCTTGCTGCCAGGTGCCAT TACGCTGCCAAAGAGTTCCAACAAGCCTTGGATATTCTGGACGCGGAGGAGCCAGCTAGTAAGAAGCTGCTGGACAGGAGTTTGAAGGAGGACAGCGGGATGCTAGAGTCTGCGAAAGATTGGGACATGTCCCCTGCCTCT ATCAATAGCTCCATCAGCCTCCTGCGGGGTAAGATCTATGATGCCATGGACAACAGACCTCTGGCCACCTCCAGCTACAAAGAGGCCTTAAAAATGGATGTGTACTGCTTTGAAGCCTTTGACCTTTTAACGTCCCACCACATGTTGACTGCGCAGGAAG AGAAAGACTTCCTCGACTCACTTCCTCTGAGTCAACAGTGCACAgcggaagaggaggagctgttACACTTCCTTTTTGAGAATAAGTTAAAGAAG taTAACAAGCCCAGTGATTTGGTGGTGCCAGACATGGTCAATGGTCTCCAGGACAACTTGGATGTAGTGGTGTCTCTCGCAGAGAGGCATTATTATAACTGTGATTTCAAGATGTGCTACAAACTTACATCAAT ggtGATGGTTAAAGACCCGTTCCATGCCAACTGTTTACCAGTCCATATAGGAACTCTGGTGGAGCTTGGAAAAGCAAATG AGTTGTTCTACCTCTCACATAAACTTGTAGATTTGTATCCCAACAACCCA GTGTCCTGGTTTGCCGTTGGGTGCTACTATCTCATGGTTGGCCATAAAAACGAACACGCTAGGCGATACCTTAG CAAAGCCACCACCCTGGAGAGAACGTATGGCCCTGCATGGATTGCCTATGGTCATTCATTTGCAGTGGAGAGCGAGCATGATCAAGCCATGGCTGCCTACTTTACTGCTGCTCAGCTGATGAAAGG GTGTCACTTACCCATGCTCTACATTGGCCTGGAGTACGGCCTGACCAACAACTCCAAGCTGGCAGAGCGGTTCTTCAGCCAGGCTCTTAGCATCGCTCCAGAGGACCCTTTCGTCATACACGAGGTGGCAGTGGTCGCATTTCAAAATGGAGA CTGGAAGACTGCAGAGCGGCTGTTCCTTGACGCAATGGAGAAAATCAAAGCCAtagggaatgag gtCACAGTGGACAAATGGGAGCCTTTGCTAAACAACTTAGGTCATGTGTGTCGGAAACTGAA AAAGTACAACCAGGCTCTGGAGTACCACCGTCAAGCACTAGTGTTAATCCCTCAGCACGCCTCCACCTACGCTGCCATAGGATACGTGCACAGCCTCATGGGCGACTTCGAGAGCGCTATCGACTACTTTCACACA GCACTAGGACTGAAAAGGGACGACACGTTCTCTGTGACGATGCTCGGTCACTGTATAGAGATGTACATTGGGGACACAGATGCCTATATAG gcacagacataAATGACAAAGTGCGAGGCAGCTTGAACACTCCAGCACTGATGAAGATAATGAACACATCGGAGCCCGGTGACGCTCTGGCCACGCCGAGACAGGAGGATACCAGTATCACATCTTTGGAGACGCCGCTCTCAAATCAGGACAAGATGATGCTGGAGACACCTCTTCGACTCTCTCTCACCCTGGAGTGTGACATGTATGAGAGTGACGTCATGTTAGACACCTTATCGGACACTAGCACGTGA